A part of Phoenix dactylifera cultivar Barhee BC4 chromosome 2, palm_55x_up_171113_PBpolish2nd_filt_p, whole genome shotgun sequence genomic DNA contains:
- the LOC120110013 gene encoding uncharacterized protein At4g19900-like: protein MLRPTQPLSYLVLILPTSIVALPLLIYFLACSGLGLGLLCRANHPAFAPLRDPSPKTPSFAASLQSSHLSPGSGDGHHPHTQPNSSLPSRKPAGSERSKLFPSFLHPSARSRRFSARAAEFLHGSRSNPLDSPCTPRFFMTWISSSEVFRPRELFAVESLFKSHQNACLLIVSNAMDSPSGEQLLRPFSERGFRLAAMSPDFPYLFKNTPAEPWFHRLLKGEVNPGNVPLGQNLSNLLRLAILYKYGGVYIDADVIVLRSFHGLRNAIGAQSVNAETGNWSRLNNAVMAFDEEHPLLYKFIEEFARTFNGSKWGHNGPYLVSRVVARVAGRPGFEFRVLPPAAFYPVGWHKISTLFQAPRNGNHWKWIAKKHDSIRRRSFALHLWNRESRNIEVEEGSIIGRIMSECCLLCNSSVNVM from the coding sequence ATGCTGAGGCCAACGCAGCCGCTTTCTTACCTTGTTCTCATCCTCCCGACCTCCATCGTCGCCCTCCCCCTCCTCATCTACTTCCTCGCCTGCAGCGgcctcggcctcggcctccTCTGCCGCGCCAACCACCCTGCTTTCGCTCCTCTTCGCGACCCCAGCCCAAAGACCCCTTCTTTCGCCGCATCCCTCCAAAGTTCTCACCTTTCGCCGGGTTCCGGCGATGGACATCATCCCCATACCCAGCCGAACTCCTCTCTGCCTTCCAGGAAGCCCGCGGGGTCGGAAAGGAGCAAGCTTTTTCCCAGCTTCCTTCACCCCAGTGCTCGGTCGCGTCGGTTCTCCGCGCGAGCTGCCGAGTTCCTTCACGGGTCTCGCTCTAATCCCCTGGATTCTCCTTGCACGCCTCGTTTTTTCATGACCTGGATCTCCTCCTCGGAAGTTTTTCGCCCCAGGGAGTTGTTTGCGGTCGagagcttgttcaagtcccatCAAAACGCCTGCTTGCTCATTGTTTCCAACGCCATGGACTCGCCGAGCGGCGAGCAGCTATTGAGACCTTTCTCCGAGAGGGGCTTCCGGTTGGCGGCCATGTCGCCGGACTTCCCCTACCTCTTCAAGAACACGCCTGCCGAGCCATGGTTCCATCGGCTCTTGAAAGGGGAAGTCAATCCCGGGAATGTCCCCCTTGGCCAGAATCTATCCAACTTGCTCCGGCTTGCAATCTTGTACAAGTATGGAGGAGTTTACATCGACGCCGACGTCATAGTTCTGAGAAGCTTCCATGGTCTGAGGAATGCCATTGGAGCCCAGTCCGTCAACGCCGAGACCGGTAACTGGAGCCGGCTGAACAACGCCGTGATGGCATTCGATGAGGAGCATCCACTTCTTTATAAATTCATAGAGGAGTTCGCGCGGACCTTCAATGGGAGCAAGTGGGGTCACAACGGACCTTACCTTGTTTCGAGGGTCGTCGCCAGGGTCGCCGGGAGGCCTGGCTTTGAATTCAGAGTATTGCCGCCGGCGGCATTCTATCCGGTGGGTTGGCATAAGATATCGACGCTGTTTCAGGCGCCCAGAAATGGGAACCATTGGAAGTGGATTGCGAAGAAGCACGATTCCATTCGTAGACGGAGCTTCGCCCTGCATCTTTGGAACCGGGAGAGCAGGAACATTGAGGTTGAGGAGGGGAGCATCATTGGGAGAATAATGTCGGAGTGTTGTTTGCTCTGCAATTCTTCAGTGAATGTAATGTAA